Proteins co-encoded in one Novosphingobium sp. PP1Y genomic window:
- a CDS encoding conjugal transfer protein TraW, protein MSPLPPQHDHACAVALFQAATIGALVLASALLGATAKAATSTIGRTWPIAEPDALSEIEARTARLPSDMRGKFGPRSRWSAMKAASLAPATVNRTRSVVPFYTLDTEIRLPGGKVLYPRGFTFNPLDYVTLPQRLVVVRPRDLAWALQTARLTDFILLAAGDAQDEDAITLSERTGRPIFILEERVKQRLGLTVAPVVVRQQGKRLELTEVRLDRRETRKDATTTPASERRPQP, encoded by the coding sequence ATGAGCCCCCTGCCCCCGCAGCACGATCACGCCTGCGCGGTTGCCCTGTTCCAGGCCGCGACCATCGGCGCACTGGTGCTCGCTTCCGCCCTGCTCGGCGCCACCGCCAAGGCCGCGACCTCGACGATCGGCCGCACATGGCCCATCGCCGAGCCCGATGCCCTCTCGGAAATCGAGGCCCGCACTGCCAGGCTTCCTTCCGACATGCGCGGGAAGTTCGGCCCGCGGTCCAGATGGTCGGCCATGAAAGCCGCCTCGCTGGCGCCCGCCACCGTCAACCGGACGCGAAGTGTGGTTCCCTTCTACACGCTCGATACCGAAATCCGCCTGCCAGGCGGCAAGGTGCTCTACCCCAGGGGCTTCACCTTCAATCCGCTCGACTATGTGACGCTTCCCCAGCGCCTCGTCGTCGTCCGGCCCCGCGATCTCGCCTGGGCTCTCCAGACAGCGCGCTTGACCGATTTCATCCTGCTGGCGGCAGGCGATGCGCAAGATGAGGACGCGATCACGCTGTCCGAGCGCACGGGCCGGCCGATCTTTATTCTCGAAGAGCGCGTGAAGCAGCGCCTCGGCCTTACCGTCGCGCCGGTCGTGGTGCGCCAGCAGGGCAAAAGGCTCGAACTCACCGAAGTGCGGCTCGATCGGCGCGAGACCCGAAAGGACGCCACGACTACGCCCGCCAGCGAACGCAGGCCCCAGCCATGA
- a CDS encoding TraU family protein produces MNRSRIRNVLGAALLFVSALAASPAQASSCPAGTVFNPITKVRWNCIFPITIGGVRVGSTDKLSRELDAQSSSKPLCACRKGATFWFGVKVSFWSPNRMIDVVTEPGCMMALAADLMPTHGRLQGSQSSISDGTNTRKMFAQMHYYISPVWKMLDMFTDLPCLEDDGFDVAMITEVLPTWQSGTLGAIIQPEGILFGNPAAGLACMADSAAAAAGKVIDPLFWCMGSWGATYPVAGDIHFDDSVEAWAGLAARGTYLMGRLGALTISSADGCSFIPQPIWTKSRYKYQLMEPVKGGKCVNVGRPGALWSSGKHAPGQDNAQFMLFEKVICCAGVSTP; encoded by the coding sequence ATGAACCGCTCACGCATCCGAAACGTCCTTGGAGCAGCCCTGCTTTTCGTTTCAGCCCTGGCAGCGAGTCCGGCCCAGGCATCGTCCTGCCCGGCAGGCACGGTGTTCAACCCGATCACCAAGGTGCGCTGGAACTGCATCTTCCCCATCACGATCGGCGGCGTGCGCGTGGGCAGCACCGACAAGCTCTCGCGCGAGCTCGATGCTCAGTCTTCCTCCAAGCCGCTGTGCGCCTGCCGCAAGGGCGCCACATTCTGGTTCGGGGTCAAGGTGAGCTTCTGGTCCCCGAACCGTATGATCGATGTGGTGACCGAGCCAGGCTGCATGATGGCGCTGGCCGCCGATCTGATGCCCACGCACGGCCGCCTCCAGGGCAGCCAGAGCTCCATCTCGGACGGGACGAACACGCGCAAGATGTTCGCGCAGATGCACTACTACATCTCGCCGGTCTGGAAGATGCTCGACATGTTCACCGACCTGCCCTGCCTCGAGGACGACGGTTTCGACGTAGCGATGATCACCGAGGTCCTGCCGACCTGGCAATCGGGCACACTTGGTGCGATCATCCAGCCCGAGGGCATCCTCTTCGGAAATCCCGCAGCCGGCCTTGCCTGCATGGCCGACAGCGCCGCGGCTGCCGCGGGCAAGGTCATCGATCCCCTTTTCTGGTGCATGGGCTCCTGGGGTGCGACCTACCCGGTCGCGGGCGACATCCACTTCGATGACAGTGTCGAGGCCTGGGCGGGATTGGCGGCGCGCGGCACTTATCTGATGGGGCGGCTTGGCGCGCTTACCATTTCCTCGGCCGACGGCTGCTCGTTCATCCCCCAGCCCATCTGGACCAAGAGCCGCTACAAGTATCAGCTCATGGAGCCGGTCAAGGGCGGCAAGTGCGTGAACGTCGGGCGTCCGGGCGCGCTGTGGTCCTCGGGCAAGCATGCCCCGGGGCAGGACAACGCCCAGTTCATGCTCTTCGAGAAAGTCATCTGCTGCGCGGGAGTGAGCACGCCATGA